One region of Chlamydia psittaci 6BC genomic DNA includes:
- a CDS encoding two-component system sensor histidine kinase NtrB — MEIKSRITQSYKEADTILTAIPDGIILISEVGNILICNSQAREILGIPDELEILHKPFTDFFPETFFGFSLNEALLSLPSPKTLRLTLSKNDQDRDVEIFVRKNSLNGFLFLLIRDRSEYKQLENVIERYKNIAELGKMTATLAHEIRNPLSGIAGFASLLKEELPSPRHQRMLSSIIDGTRSLNTLVSSMLEYTKSQPLNLKAIDLQDFFSSLIPLLSITFPFCKFERETSASIVRSIDPDRMNSVVWNLVKNAAEATESPIMLTLHTSGDISVTNPGQLPQEVFDKLFIPFFTTKAQGNGLGLAEALKIMRLHGGDIHVENANAQVTFTLKLP; from the coding sequence ATGGAGATCAAATCTCGCATCACACAATCGTATAAAGAGGCAGACACAATTCTCACAGCAATTCCCGATGGAATTATCCTCATCTCAGAAGTAGGCAATATCCTCATTTGCAATTCACAAGCTCGAGAAATTCTCGGTATTCCCGATGAACTGGAAATACTCCATAAACCCTTCACAGATTTTTTCCCAGAAACTTTCTTTGGATTTTCCCTAAACGAGGCTCTCCTATCTCTTCCTTCACCAAAAACTCTACGCCTCACCTTATCAAAAAACGATCAGGATCGCGATGTAGAGATATTCGTAAGAAAAAATTCTTTAAATGGTTTCCTCTTCTTATTAATTCGAGATCGTTCTGAATATAAACAATTAGAAAATGTTATCGAAAGATATAAAAATATTGCAGAGTTAGGGAAAATGACGGCAACCTTAGCGCATGAAATTCGCAATCCTCTGAGTGGTATTGCTGGATTTGCCTCCCTATTAAAAGAAGAACTCCCCTCCCCACGTCATCAACGCATGTTATCCTCTATCATTGATGGAACTCGTTCTCTGAATACACTAGTTTCATCCATGCTAGAATACACGAAATCACAGCCGCTAAATCTCAAGGCTATAGACCTGCAAGATTTTTTTTCTTCACTCATCCCTCTATTATCGATCACATTCCCCTTTTGTAAATTCGAACGTGAAACCTCGGCCTCTATAGTCCGTTCTATAGATCCTGATAGAATGAATAGCGTAGTATGGAATCTGGTAAAAAATGCTGCAGAAGCAACGGAATCTCCTATAATGTTGACATTACACACGTCCGGAGATATTTCAGTGACCAACCCGGGACAGCTCCCTCAAGAGGTTTTTGATAAGCTCTTTATTCCTTTTTTCACAACAAAAGCTCAGGGGAATGGTTTAGGGCTAGCAGAAGCCTTAAAGATCATGCGTTTGCACGGTGGCGATATTCACGTAGAAAATGCTAACGCGCAGGTAACGTTTACTTTAAAACTTCCCTAA